The following proteins come from a genomic window of Leptospira andrefontaineae:
- a CDS encoding alginate export family protein: protein MYTIPKLKFNFLFLLITIVISIPAYSEEDPNKNTKETIQNPLPSSSDTNKTEGTDPKIKKQEPKYNSPWKGNIPVDHLRTLLVTPEQMKDTQKSDLFWLDNLKLGASLRPRFEARENPDFNKKTDDYTSFVGQNTQLWFLFDPSPYYAIKVTMQDSRLWGGSQTPQNAGNWTYGLSTGSGTTLTPTTSTNTNIRNNTDIREAYIVFKKTDKLPVSVFVGRQVFAFGDLKIVGPLNWLHTGFAFDGVRFVHDSQWFRSHVFGTILSNQYDAPYGLTTSNGRSKGSIDQAYFFGAYNTIKFGEEAHLDLYVFEVSKKWIPNTNPIDFDNRLKQRDDLLTTGFRFTNRTNNNLLPAGKIWDWTIESAWQSGMTGDRVKADWDILDQKAANGKNIYTEKVQYDTRLLSLDTGIKVNDWIRLGLGYTYASGDPNRSDSKVGTWQSLFPQIAGSFPNWNTMNGQSLMAGFENIKSYSVRANLKTEYGMFIFAIYDTQKANLQDAWYKVSGVPNTGASTENYSNDKFSYDNSRLGRRLFYQYDFTWIYNYTESVSIWMGISVVKAKEAIGNERTNPYASNPDNRYTFDDTSKFFYLMVSASL from the coding sequence ATGTATACGATCCCGAAACTAAAGTTTAATTTCCTATTTCTCTTAATAACTATTGTTATTAGTATACCGGCATATTCTGAAGAAGATCCGAATAAGAATACCAAGGAAACGATCCAGAACCCTCTACCCTCTTCTTCCGATACGAATAAGACGGAAGGTACTGATCCGAAAATTAAGAAGCAAGAACCTAAATACAATTCTCCTTGGAAGGGAAATATTCCTGTAGATCATCTTAGAACTCTTTTGGTAACTCCCGAACAAATGAAAGACACTCAAAAATCCGATCTATTTTGGTTGGATAATTTAAAATTGGGAGCTTCTCTCCGTCCCAGATTTGAAGCCAGAGAAAATCCCGACTTTAATAAGAAAACGGATGATTATACTTCTTTTGTAGGCCAGAACACTCAGCTCTGGTTCTTATTCGACCCTTCTCCCTATTATGCAATCAAAGTTACTATGCAAGATAGTAGACTTTGGGGAGGAAGCCAGACTCCTCAGAATGCCGGCAATTGGACTTACGGACTCAGCACAGGCTCCGGAACTACTTTGACTCCGACTACTTCTACCAATACGAATATCAGAAACAATACGGATATTAGAGAAGCCTATATAGTATTCAAAAAAACTGATAAACTTCCTGTTTCCGTTTTTGTGGGAAGACAGGTGTTTGCTTTCGGGGATCTGAAAATTGTAGGTCCATTAAATTGGTTGCATACAGGTTTTGCATTCGATGGGGTTAGATTTGTGCATGATTCTCAGTGGTTTAGATCACATGTATTTGGAACGATCTTATCCAACCAGTACGATGCTCCATACGGCTTAACCACGAGCAATGGAAGATCCAAGGGCTCTATAGACCAGGCTTACTTTTTCGGTGCTTATAATACGATCAAGTTTGGAGAAGAAGCTCATCTAGACCTATATGTATTCGAAGTTTCTAAAAAATGGATACCTAATACAAATCCTATAGACTTCGATAATCGTTTAAAACAAAGAGACGATCTATTGACTACCGGTTTTAGATTTACCAATAGAACGAATAATAACCTTTTACCTGCCGGAAAGATCTGGGATTGGACAATAGAATCCGCGTGGCAGTCAGGAATGACTGGGGACAGAGTAAAGGCTGATTGGGATATTTTAGACCAAAAGGCGGCTAATGGTAAAAATATTTATACGGAGAAGGTTCAGTATGATACGAGACTTCTCTCTTTGGATACAGGTATCAAGGTAAATGACTGGATCCGCTTAGGTTTAGGTTATACTTACGCATCCGGAGATCCGAATAGATCCGATTCGAAGGTAGGGACTTGGCAGAGTTTATTTCCTCAGATCGCAGGTTCGTTTCCAAATTGGAATACTATGAACGGCCAATCTTTGATGGCAGGATTTGAGAATATAAAATCTTATTCAGTCCGAGCAAACCTAAAAACAGAATATGGAATGTTCATATTTGCCATCTACGATACTCAAAAAGCAAATCTACAAGATGCTTGGTATAAGGTTTCCGGGGTTCCGAATACTGGTGCTAGTACGGAAAATTATTCAAACGATAAGTTCTCTTATGATAATTCTAGGTTAGGAAGAAGATTATTCTATCAGTATGATTTTACTTGGATCTATAACTACACTGAATCCGTTTCTATCTGGATGGGAATTTCTGTCGTAAAAGCTAAAGAAGCGATCGGAAACGAAAGAACAAATCCATATGCTTCTAATCCTGATAATAGATACACATTCGACGATACTTCTAAGTTCTTTTATCTCATGGTCTCCGCCTCCCTATAA
- a CDS encoding CbiX/SirB N-terminal domain-containing protein, with amino-acid sequence MKPKIAVLVLGHGSRETNSNLEFVSLVDAYSDTRPDLNISYAYVELAKPDIETALRNLSKEYSNIIIFPLFLYTSGHIKNDIPIVLDRIKTEFPDHSYKIANSLGIHSKMVSLLRKRAEEYLPLNKEQSSKTGVIIVNRGSSDPDANGDFYKTVRLFQEGNHFSFVLPSFIGITNPLLPDTLEMASKLRPEKLLVVPYFLFGGLLIQKISSLVQNFSEKFPWIKTELTSYLGPDPELLSVIDERIQDCISGKFSLPCDTCEYRTQLPGLSKKVGGLKALLWSIRHLETHNQAAPHLFPHRNLQKHIFVCDNIDCASKGSSALVARMRSILKLQGKHLDFKISRSSCMGRCGEGPVVVVYPDGVWYQKVNVEDAEDLVSEHLLQDRLVSRLVDNIMQ; translated from the coding sequence ATGAAACCAAAAATTGCGGTTTTAGTGCTGGGTCATGGAAGTAGGGAAACAAATTCCAACCTTGAATTTGTTTCCTTAGTGGACGCATATTCGGATACCCGTCCGGATCTGAATATTTCCTACGCATATGTAGAACTCGCAAAACCGGATATAGAAACAGCTCTAAGAAACCTTAGTAAGGAATATTCTAATATCATAATATTTCCTTTGTTTTTATACACTTCAGGTCATATTAAAAATGATATTCCGATCGTTCTGGATAGGATTAAAACAGAGTTTCCGGATCATTCTTATAAAATAGCAAATAGTTTGGGCATCCATTCTAAAATGGTATCCTTACTTAGAAAGCGGGCAGAAGAATATTTACCTCTAAACAAAGAACAATCCTCTAAAACTGGAGTGATCATAGTAAACAGAGGTTCCTCCGATCCGGATGCAAACGGAGACTTTTACAAAACAGTTCGTTTATTCCAAGAAGGAAATCATTTCTCCTTTGTTCTTCCTTCCTTCATAGGGATCACCAACCCTCTTCTTCCTGATACTTTGGAGATGGCTTCCAAGTTAAGACCTGAAAAACTCCTGGTGGTCCCCTACTTTTTATTCGGAGGTTTATTGATCCAAAAAATTTCCTCTTTGGTCCAAAACTTTTCCGAAAAATTCCCATGGATCAAAACGGAACTTACTTCTTATCTAGGACCTGATCCTGAATTATTATCTGTCATAGATGAAAGGATCCAAGATTGTATCTCCGGAAAATTTTCTCTTCCATGTGATACCTGCGAATATAGGACACAACTTCCGGGTCTTTCTAAAAAAGTAGGAGGATTGAAGGCACTTCTTTGGAGTATCCGCCATCTTGAGACTCACAACCAAGCAGCTCCTCATCTATTCCCTCATCGTAATTTACAAAAACATATATTTGTTTGCGATAATATAGACTGCGCAAGCAAAGGAAGTTCCGCCTTAGTTGCTCGTATGAGATCCATTTTGAAACTACAAGGAAAACATTTAGATTTTAAAATTTCCCGTTCTTCTTGTATGGGAAGATGTGGAGAAGGTCCGGTAGTGGTAGTCTATCCAGACGGAGTATGGTACCAAAAAGTAAATGTAGAAGATGCGGAGGACCTTGTTTCGGAACATCTTCTTCAAGATAGACTCGTTTCACGTTTAGTTGATAATATTATGCAATAG
- a CDS encoding SDR family NAD(P)-dependent oxidoreductase — translation MSFSRYKGKKVFITGGSAGIGKGIALELARAGASVIVSARGKSNLEKTVQELKAVGAPTAVFGFAVLDVSDKKAIEKEAKKAIQTLGGLDLLICSSGFAKAGEASELDDEVYRNLMDVNFFGHVNSALAFSDHFSKQKSGEIVFLASTLAFFSIYGYGAYSASKFAIVGFAQGFRQEMMLHGVKVKLFLPPTTDTPGLEKENTDKPELSKEIEMGSALNRIHAIDSVAKAILKWIPNKKFIGYTGWDSWLQYFLFRHFPEFSIKLTDSELKAAQSRLDKKKQKV, via the coding sequence ATGTCATTTAGCAGATACAAAGGCAAAAAAGTATTTATAACAGGCGGTTCCGCGGGTATAGGCAAAGGAATTGCACTCGAATTAGCTAGAGCTGGAGCAAGTGTAATCGTTTCCGCCAGAGGAAAATCTAATTTAGAAAAGACAGTCCAGGAATTGAAGGCTGTAGGAGCTCCAACAGCAGTATTCGGATTCGCAGTTTTGGATGTTTCAGATAAAAAGGCCATCGAAAAAGAGGCCAAAAAGGCAATCCAGACATTAGGCGGATTAGACCTTTTAATCTGTAGTAGCGGTTTTGCAAAAGCAGGAGAAGCTTCCGAGTTAGACGACGAAGTTTACAGAAATTTAATGGATGTAAACTTTTTCGGCCATGTAAATAGTGCACTCGCATTTAGTGATCATTTTTCCAAACAAAAAAGCGGAGAGATTGTATTCTTAGCCTCTACTCTTGCTTTTTTTTCCATTTATGGTTACGGAGCTTATTCAGCTAGTAAGTTTGCGATTGTAGGTTTTGCTCAAGGTTTTCGCCAAGAGATGATGCTCCACGGAGTGAAGGTGAAATTATTTCTACCACCCACAACCGATACTCCTGGTTTGGAAAAGGAAAACACCGACAAGCCTGAATTGAGTAAGGAAATTGAAATGGGCTCCGCGTTAAATAGAATTCATGCAATTGATTCCGTAGCAAAGGCCATTCTAAAGTGGATCCCTAATAAAAAGTTCATCGGATACACCGGCTGGGATTCCTGGCTCCAATATTTTCTATTTAGACATTTTCCTGAATTCAGTATTAAACTTACGGATTCTGAATTAAAAGCAGCCCAGTCTAGGCTAGATAAGAAAAAACAAAAAGTATAA
- a CDS encoding nitrate reductase, with amino-acid sequence MQNSETFQTTCPYCGVGCGLKVEKSGPLDISVSGDPDHPTNRGILCSKGMNLHYSAMDRTDRLLFPMMREDRFAPLKRASWDKALDFAAEKFKSFIREFGPDSVGFYVSGQLLTEEYYIINKLTKGFLGTNNIDTNSRLCMSSAVTGYKMAFGEDAVPVGYEDLDLADCFLVAGANPAWCHPIVFRRIEARKRENPNIKLIVVDPRRTESCEHADIHLQIAPGTDIYLFHAIARILIEKDWIDPKFIQDHTEGFEELKTKVFEISVSKAADICGISSELIYKTAEYISKANGFISLWAMGLNQSVVGVNKNLALINLSLLTGHIGKPGSGPFSLTGQSNAMGGREVGGLCNLLPAHRDLENPEHRKEVAKFWGVDSISETPGYSATEIFEKLASGRMKAVWIICTNPAVSLPDVRAAESGLRLAEFVVVQDISADSSVIPFADLVLPAAGWAEKKGTMTSSDRSISVLSKILEPPGEARADSWIIQDFAKRMGFGSSFQYSDEEEIFLEHCRLTEGTKIDILGLDYEEIRKHRTIRWPYPQKGHSDNIRLFGDGKFYRKNERARIHSVRSEDDSEKPDEDFPLVLTTGRIRDQWHTMTRTGKVKKLREHRPEPFLEIHPDDAYKYDIKDGTVVTISSRRGSVRAKALLTESIKRGVVFLPMHWGRKNGTDIFRSNNLTSSASDPFSKQPGFKISAVRITPYKKPKEKILIVGGGTAAYAFLKQYRDLAPGDDITVMCREENPFYNRVLLPDYIGGEKEFDDLMPTDPDEVKSWNLDLFPNKSVQMIYTEGKKVRDTEGTLYSYNKLVLAMGSSPVWPAKVPPEMQGVFSLRSKADADRIKGFFVPKSHALIVGGGLLGLELAAALKGVGVQVTVLVRSDRLMSQKLDSVGADILKEEILARGIELIFECEISKIEGTERVSKVQLTNGNFIEPDGIIFAIGTKPNFEIAVKGGLDCNSGVVVDSFLRSSDPDVYCIGEIAEHKTGTYGNISAVDDQAKIAAQHLFGYAFNEYTGSLHAHILKIPGLELATIRLPDVPMEIPKDKRGEFEEIIFLDRKKHFYKKCIIRNDRLVAAILIGDKSSFSRMKDWVSSGIELGDRRKHLLNDGEMMKPLQGKVVCSCNGVGEGNIREAIQNGERTLEAIGRRTGAGTGCGSCRLEVTTILKSMLKEV; translated from the coding sequence ATGCAAAACTCCGAAACTTTTCAGACTACCTGCCCATACTGCGGGGTGGGTTGTGGCCTGAAGGTAGAAAAGTCTGGCCCTCTGGATATTTCTGTGAGCGGCGACCCGGATCATCCTACAAACAGAGGGATACTCTGTTCGAAGGGGATGAATTTGCATTATTCCGCCATGGATAGGACGGACAGGCTTTTGTTCCCTATGATGAGGGAAGATCGTTTTGCTCCTTTAAAAAGGGCAAGCTGGGACAAGGCTCTCGACTTCGCGGCGGAAAAATTCAAAAGTTTTATCAGAGAATTCGGTCCGGATTCGGTGGGCTTTTATGTTTCGGGACAACTTCTAACAGAAGAATATTATATTATAAATAAGTTAACTAAGGGTTTTCTCGGAACGAATAATATAGATACGAATTCCAGACTTTGTATGAGTTCCGCAGTCACAGGATATAAAATGGCATTCGGAGAAGATGCTGTCCCTGTCGGTTACGAGGACTTGGATCTTGCGGATTGTTTTTTGGTGGCAGGTGCAAATCCTGCCTGGTGCCATCCGATCGTGTTCAGAAGGATTGAAGCGAGAAAAAGAGAAAATCCGAATATCAAATTGATCGTGGTAGATCCTCGTAGGACTGAATCTTGCGAACATGCGGACATTCACCTCCAAATAGCTCCTGGAACAGACATTTATCTATTTCATGCAATTGCAAGAATTCTAATAGAGAAGGACTGGATAGATCCTAAGTTCATCCAAGATCATACGGAAGGATTTGAGGAATTAAAGACAAAAGTTTTTGAAATTTCTGTTTCTAAAGCTGCAGATATCTGTGGGATTTCTTCCGAGCTCATTTATAAAACAGCAGAATATATTTCTAAAGCAAATGGTTTTATTAGTCTTTGGGCCATGGGTTTGAACCAGAGTGTGGTCGGGGTAAATAAAAATTTAGCTCTGATCAATCTTTCTCTTCTTACTGGTCATATCGGAAAACCTGGCTCAGGTCCATTCTCCTTAACTGGACAATCTAATGCGATGGGAGGAAGAGAAGTCGGCGGACTTTGTAATCTTCTTCCTGCACATAGGGATCTGGAAAATCCGGAACATAGAAAGGAAGTCGCAAAATTTTGGGGAGTGGATTCTATTTCAGAGACTCCAGGTTATAGTGCGACTGAAATTTTTGAGAAGCTTGCTTCCGGACGAATGAAAGCTGTTTGGATCATTTGTACAAATCCTGCGGTAAGCCTTCCTGATGTGAGGGCTGCGGAGTCGGGTCTTCGTTTGGCGGAGTTTGTAGTTGTTCAAGATATTTCAGCCGATTCAAGTGTAATACCTTTCGCGGACCTTGTTTTGCCTGCAGCGGGATGGGCAGAGAAGAAGGGCACGATGACAAGCTCTGATCGGAGTATTTCCGTTCTTTCTAAAATTTTAGAACCTCCAGGAGAAGCGAGAGCAGATTCTTGGATCATACAAGATTTCGCAAAGCGAATGGGATTCGGTTCCTCTTTTCAATACTCGGATGAAGAAGAAATTTTTCTAGAACATTGCAGACTGACTGAAGGGACTAAGATAGATATATTAGGTTTAGATTATGAAGAAATTCGTAAACATAGGACCATAAGATGGCCTTATCCTCAAAAAGGACATTCGGATAATATAAGACTATTTGGTGACGGAAAATTTTATAGAAAGAATGAAAGGGCAAGGATCCATTCTGTAAGATCCGAAGATGACTCGGAAAAGCCGGACGAAGATTTTCCTTTAGTGCTTACCACAGGCCGGATCAGGGACCAATGGCATACGATGACTCGGACCGGTAAGGTCAAAAAATTAAGAGAACATAGACCTGAACCATTTTTAGAGATCCACCCGGATGATGCTTACAAATACGATATCAAAGATGGAACAGTGGTAACTATTTCGAGTAGGAGAGGATCTGTTCGTGCAAAAGCACTTCTGACTGAATCCATCAAACGAGGCGTTGTGTTTTTACCGATGCATTGGGGAAGAAAGAATGGGACGGATATATTCAGATCTAATAATCTTACAAGTTCCGCTTCTGATCCTTTTTCCAAACAGCCTGGTTTTAAAATTTCTGCAGTCCGTATCACTCCTTATAAAAAACCGAAAGAGAAAATACTCATAGTAGGTGGTGGAACTGCTGCTTACGCATTCCTGAAACAGTATAGGGATCTTGCTCCCGGTGACGATATCACAGTTATGTGCAGGGAGGAAAATCCGTTTTATAATAGAGTGCTTCTTCCTGATTATATTGGAGGAGAGAAGGAATTTGACGATCTGATGCCGACTGATCCTGACGAAGTCAAATCCTGGAATTTGGATCTGTTCCCAAATAAATCGGTCCAGATGATCTATACGGAAGGGAAGAAGGTCCGTGATACGGAAGGAACATTATATTCTTATAATAAACTTGTGCTTGCAATGGGAAGTTCTCCCGTTTGGCCTGCTAAGGTGCCTCCTGAGATGCAGGGAGTATTTAGTTTAAGAAGTAAGGCCGATGCGGATCGTATCAAAGGTTTTTTTGTTCCAAAATCTCATGCTCTGATCGTAGGTGGAGGGCTTTTAGGATTAGAACTTGCTGCCGCTTTAAAAGGTGTAGGAGTGCAAGTGACTGTTCTTGTTAGATCGGATCGTTTGATGTCCCAAAAGTTGGACTCAGTTGGAGCAGATATCTTAAAAGAAGAAATACTTGCGAGAGGGATCGAATTAATATTTGAATGTGAGATCTCTAAAATAGAAGGAACTGAAAGGGTTTCTAAAGTTCAACTTACGAATGGGAATTTTATAGAACCTGACGGGATCATCTTTGCTATCGGGACCAAGCCGAATTTCGAGATCGCAGTTAAAGGCGGATTGGATTGTAATAGCGGGGTAGTGGTGGATTCTTTCTTAAGATCTAGTGACCCGGATGTATATTGTATAGGAGAAATTGCGGAACATAAAACCGGGACTTACGGAAATATTTCTGCAGTAGATGACCAGGCTAAAATAGCTGCTCAACATCTATTCGGTTATGCATTTAACGAATACACCGGGTCCTTGCATGCTCATATCTTAAAAATCCCAGGCTTGGAACTTGCTACCATCCGTCTTCCCGATGTTCCTATGGAAATTCCTAAAGACAAAAGAGGAGAATTCGAAGAGATCATATTCTTAGATCGTAAAAAGCATTTTTATAAGAAATGTATTATTCGAAACGATAGATTGGTAGCTGCCATACTGATTGGAGATAAATCTTCTTTCAGTAGAATGAAAGACTGGGTTTCTTCCGGCATTGAATTAGGAGATCGCAGAAAACATCTTTTAAATGACGGTGAGATGATGAAACCTCTCCAAGGAAAGGTTGTCTGTTCTTGTAATGGAGTAGGTGAAGGTAATATTAGAGAAGCCATCCAGAATGGAGAAAGGACCCTGGAGGCTATTGGTAGAAGGACAGGAGCCGGAACAGGATGTGGAAGCTGCCGTTTGGAAGTGACCACTATCCTGAAAAGTATGTTAAAAGAAGTTTAA
- a CDS encoding Crp/Fnr family transcriptional regulator: MEKNWDRYTSMLKEKKVPAKTELIKRGVYTKNIFIVKKGCLRLKFEDKGRDITIAFFPENRAITSIHSYRGTYKTSQLAVESIEPTELYILSGEDAEIIYRENEGLRDFLLEYVAERFDTYMNLFLSRIRDSPEQRYLNLIKEQQDIVNRIPQHYIASFLGITPVSLSRIRNRIWKEQK, encoded by the coding sequence TTGGAAAAAAATTGGGACCGTTATACTTCCATGTTAAAAGAAAAGAAGGTTCCGGCGAAAACAGAACTTATAAAAAGGGGAGTATATACTAAGAACATATTCATCGTTAAGAAAGGATGCCTACGATTAAAATTCGAAGATAAAGGTCGTGATATCACAATTGCTTTCTTTCCGGAGAACAGGGCAATTACTTCTATTCATAGTTACAGAGGAACTTATAAGACTAGCCAACTTGCTGTGGAAAGTATAGAACCCACAGAATTATACATTCTAAGCGGGGAAGACGCAGAAATTATTTATAGAGAGAATGAAGGACTTAGAGATTTTTTATTGGAATATGTTGCAGAAAGATTTGATACGTATATGAATTTGTTTCTATCTAGGATTAGGGATAGTCCTGAACAAAGATATTTGAATCTGATCAAAGAACAGCAAGATATTGTAAATCGTATTCCTCAGCATTATATTGCGTCCTTTTTAGGGATAACTCCTGTCTCCTTGAGTAGGATCCGAAATAGGATCTGGAAGGAACAGAAATAA
- a CDS encoding two-component system sensor histidine kinase NtrB, producing the protein MQNCDEIPPKINQPSGYLEKDFLPKEMGWDEWYCQAAQFKNILYHSPNGFAIISLEGRFISSNPALSQILGYSENELVGMGFDLITHPDDLEEDLRYRDQFLKGLISIFKRKKRYIHKDGHHLWVQVDATLIKNRKGDPNYFAVQFQDITKHHELEKQLIHSQRMESIGSLAGGVAHDFNNILTVVLGYTTLLEKNSEHPDKILQYSEIIKKTAERGSSLIKQLLTLARKVESDLKTSALNDLLSEAVHIASSTFPKSIRVVSDIAQDPVWVQADHAQIHQVFLNLFLNAKDAMPNGGLLSIRLKMEEGEFISPEKNQKTAVIEILDSGTGIDRKTIRKIFDPFFTTKEPGKGTGLGLSIVYGILENHKGKIKVESELGSGTKFSIYFPVLE; encoded by the coding sequence ATGCAAAACTGCGATGAAATTCCTCCAAAAATAAACCAACCCTCCGGTTATTTAGAAAAGGACTTTTTACCTAAAGAAATGGGATGGGATGAATGGTACTGCCAGGCGGCACAATTTAAGAACATACTATATCATTCTCCAAATGGATTCGCGATTATTTCTTTGGAAGGAAGATTTATCAGTTCGAATCCTGCTCTTTCTCAAATTTTAGGTTATTCTGAAAATGAATTAGTTGGAATGGGTTTCGACCTTATAACTCATCCGGATGATCTGGAAGAAGATCTCAGATATAGAGATCAATTTTTAAAAGGGTTAATATCCATCTTCAAAAGGAAGAAAAGGTATATTCATAAGGACGGACATCATCTTTGGGTCCAAGTGGATGCAACTTTAATAAAAAATAGAAAAGGAGATCCGAATTATTTTGCGGTCCAATTCCAAGACATTACAAAACATCATGAATTAGAAAAACAACTTATACACTCCCAAAGAATGGAATCTATAGGTTCTCTTGCAGGAGGAGTTGCTCACGATTTTAATAATATTTTAACAGTAGTTTTAGGATACACTACCCTATTGGAAAAGAATTCGGAACATCCTGACAAAATTTTACAATATTCCGAAATTATTAAAAAAACGGCGGAAAGAGGCTCTTCTTTAATCAAACAACTTTTGACCTTGGCAAGAAAGGTAGAATCCGATCTTAAAACTTCTGCTTTGAATGATTTACTCTCTGAAGCGGTCCATATAGCTTCTTCTACTTTTCCAAAATCGATCAGAGTGGTTTCAGATATTGCTCAGGACCCAGTCTGGGTCCAGGCAGATCATGCTCAGATACATCAAGTTTTTCTGAACTTATTCTTAAATGCAAAAGACGCAATGCCAAATGGAGGATTACTTTCCATAAGGCTTAAGATGGAAGAAGGAGAATTTATTTCTCCTGAAAAAAACCAAAAGACAGCAGTGATAGAAATTTTGGACAGTGGAACCGGAATAGATAGAAAAACAATTCGTAAAATATTCGATCCATTTTTTACGACTAAAGAGCCTGGTAAAGGGACTGGCCTAGGACTTTCCATCGTTTATGGTATTTTAGAAAATCATAAAGGAAAGATCAAGGTAGAGAGTGAACTTGGGTCAGGCACAAAATTCTCCATTTACTTTCCGGTTCTGGAATAA
- a CDS encoding CbtB domain-containing protein — translation MRSISVSKDFSGAKLWLRGSVLVLAGFLAFSTIYAVGLEPMVYLHDTFHDIRHATGFPCH, via the coding sequence ATGCGCTCGATTTCCGTTTCGAAGGATTTTTCGGGAGCCAAATTATGGCTTAGAGGTTCTGTTCTGGTTTTAGCCGGGTTTCTTGCTTTTTCTACAATCTATGCAGTAGGTCTGGAACCCATGGTGTATTTGCACGATACTTTCCATGATATAAGACATGCTACAGGCTTTCCATGCCACTAA
- a CDS encoding CbtA family protein, translating into MPLRSEFADLLRSGIFSGLVSGLVLGILVCAWNLPLILEAEKFESKSTSENSNTGHTHSHSHGEAHSHAKVESSSTEEAESENFWQKRNLGTVIGSILLGISFGVLVSIWIALFPPNGFLEYPSLSKAILLSIFFAVSGFLIFFGVPFLGLPPELPGRGSGAYDYPERQAWWYLSVGSSLIGVLGSRILLSYLKIHNLLKWTFAIITVLLFVGLPFYIGVPKISEDFAAPKQLRIQFEYVSLLTNLIFWYLLSSLFFLFWKPKQVLGFK; encoded by the coding sequence ATGCCACTAAGATCAGAATTTGCTGATCTATTGCGAAGCGGAATATTTTCCGGTCTGGTGTCCGGTCTTGTTTTAGGAATCTTAGTTTGCGCTTGGAATCTTCCTCTCATCTTAGAAGCAGAGAAGTTTGAATCCAAATCTACTTCAGAGAATTCGAATACAGGCCACACTCATTCTCACTCGCATGGAGAAGCTCATTCTCATGCAAAAGTGGAATCTAGTTCTACCGAAGAAGCTGAGAGTGAAAACTTCTGGCAAAAAAGAAATTTAGGAACAGTAATCGGCTCTATTCTATTAGGAATTTCCTTTGGAGTTTTGGTTTCTATTTGGATCGCCCTCTTTCCTCCAAATGGATTTTTAGAATACCCTTCTCTATCCAAGGCAATCCTCTTAAGTATCTTTTTTGCTGTCAGCGGATTTCTGATATTCTTCGGGGTCCCATTTCTAGGACTTCCTCCAGAATTACCCGGCAGGGGATCCGGGGCTTATGATTATCCAGAAAGACAGGCCTGGTGGTATCTTAGCGTCGGATCCAGCTTAATTGGTGTTTTAGGATCTCGGATACTTCTATCTTATTTAAAGATTCATAATTTACTAAAATGGACTTTTGCTATAATAACGGTCTTACTCTTTGTCGGACTTCCATTCTATATCGGAGTGCCTAAAATTTCCGAAGACTTTGCCGCTCCTAAACAATTAAGAATACAATTCGAATATGTGAGCTTGCTCACGAATCTCATCTTCTGGTATTTATTATCCTCCCTATTTTTCCTATTCTGGAAGCCGAAGCAGGTATTAGGGTTCAAATGA